In one Mesorhizobium australicum genomic region, the following are encoded:
- a CDS encoding PaaI family thioesterase, whose amino-acid sequence MNQKSPAGPVSNPDLDAIRAFAAGSRPTGRIDTSPLLVALGAELIGFDAARKEILLRYAPEDLFRQGAGFIQGGAVTAMLDFAMAFAGLAAGEAGTTITTANMNISFLAPAAGATYEARGWISKQGRRVMFAGAELSAGDRPVAAATSTLLVV is encoded by the coding sequence ATGAACCAGAAGTCGCCGGCCGGCCCTGTCTCCAACCCCGACCTCGACGCGATCCGTGCCTTCGCGGCGGGCTCCCGGCCAACTGGCCGTATCGACACCTCGCCGCTGCTGGTGGCGCTCGGCGCCGAGCTCATCGGCTTCGACGCGGCGCGCAAGGAAATCCTTCTACGCTACGCGCCGGAAGACCTGTTCCGGCAGGGCGCGGGTTTCATCCAGGGAGGCGCTGTAACGGCGATGCTGGACTTCGCCATGGCTTTCGCAGGGCTGGCCGCGGGAGAAGCGGGCACGACGATCACCACCGCGAACATGAATATCTCGTTTCTTGCGCCGGCCGCCGGCGCGACCTACGAGGCGCGCGGATGGATATCGAAGCAGGGACGGCGGGTGATGTTCGCGGGCGCGGAACTCTCGGCCGGCGACCGCCCGGTGGCCGCTGCTACATCGACCCTTCTGGTCGTCTGA
- a CDS encoding 3-hydroxyacyl-CoA dehydrogenase NAD-binding domain-containing protein, whose protein sequence is MITTTKLEDGIVRLDISTPGPVNTLSRDFNLEFGRVVDELLGNPDVTGIVITSPKDDFAVGGNLDELRAAMTPDEVTAIVDPFTAALRRFETGRKPVVAALNGTALGGGYELALGCHRRIAADRKDALFGLPEAGLGLMPGGGGTQRLPRLIGLAAAADLILRGKTLAVAEAQSAGLVDEVVPASDLIAAAVRWIKTNPKAGQPWDQKGYQLPGDDPNSQKGRMFFAGAWAKARQRSAGTDAAAFAILHALHHGLERTIDPAIAIERRQFIKLAASPEAKNRIRSGFYGPRAARPNPPASAGDAIKTLGVVGGGMMGNGIAFSAARAGLSVRLIDVSEDKARESFDRIAAIAGRQVERGRMSPEAREALLARVGTGADYAALKDADFVIEAVFERLDVKHDVLGKVASVVRPGVTVASNTSTIPMTRLAQPLADRSRIIGMHFFAPVETMKLLEIVHGADTSAKAKGEAQFIARLLGKTPIVVNDGLGFYTSRIVSSLSSEAMTLVAEGVAPQIIDNVMLDIGFAIGPATLAELTKLPLLRDIMASMSGEGTPVSMKGSRAIEALDRLIAAGREGKLAGKGIYDYTPDGPVLWSGLKDLFPPTRLEPKIVRRRLLHTQSLEAVRALEDGTVTDPLTADMAAVTGWGYPIHLGGPFACIDTIGARTFVEQCRDLETRFGERFAVPALLDRMARDGTTFHSL, encoded by the coding sequence GTGATCACGACCACCAAGCTGGAAGACGGGATCGTCCGGCTCGATATTTCGACGCCCGGCCCGGTCAACACGCTGTCGCGCGACTTCAACCTCGAATTCGGCCGCGTCGTGGACGAATTGCTCGGCAATCCGGATGTCACGGGCATCGTCATCACGTCGCCGAAGGACGATTTCGCCGTCGGTGGCAACCTCGACGAACTGCGCGCCGCGATGACGCCTGATGAGGTGACCGCGATCGTCGACCCGTTCACGGCGGCGCTGAGACGGTTCGAGACCGGAAGAAAGCCGGTCGTCGCGGCGCTCAACGGCACCGCACTCGGCGGCGGCTACGAACTCGCGCTCGGCTGCCACCGCCGCATCGCGGCCGATCGCAAGGATGCTCTGTTCGGACTGCCGGAAGCCGGCTTGGGGCTGATGCCCGGTGGCGGCGGCACGCAGAGACTGCCGCGCCTGATCGGGCTCGCGGCCGCGGCCGATCTGATCCTGCGCGGCAAGACGCTTGCCGTCGCCGAGGCGCAGTCTGCCGGGCTTGTCGATGAGGTCGTCCCTGCTTCTGACCTGATCGCGGCCGCCGTCCGCTGGATCAAGACCAACCCGAAGGCGGGACAGCCCTGGGACCAGAAGGGCTACCAGCTTCCGGGCGACGACCCGAACTCGCAGAAGGGCCGCATGTTCTTTGCCGGTGCCTGGGCCAAGGCGCGGCAGCGCTCCGCCGGCACCGACGCGGCGGCCTTTGCCATCCTCCATGCGTTGCATCACGGTCTGGAGCGCACAATCGATCCGGCAATTGCGATCGAAAGGCGCCAGTTCATCAAGCTCGCGGCGTCACCTGAGGCGAAGAATCGTATCCGGTCCGGTTTCTATGGTCCACGCGCGGCGCGGCCCAATCCTCCCGCGAGCGCAGGTGACGCCATCAAGACGCTCGGCGTGGTCGGCGGCGGCATGATGGGCAACGGCATTGCCTTCTCGGCCGCGCGGGCCGGTCTCTCCGTGAGGCTCATCGACGTCTCGGAGGACAAGGCGCGCGAGAGCTTCGACCGCATCGCGGCGATCGCCGGCCGGCAGGTCGAGCGGGGCCGGATGTCGCCCGAGGCGCGCGAAGCGCTGTTGGCGCGGGTCGGAACCGGCGCGGATTACGCCGCCCTGAAAGACGCGGACTTCGTCATCGAGGCGGTATTCGAGCGTCTTGATGTGAAGCACGATGTGCTCGGCAAGGTGGCGTCTGTGGTCAGGCCGGGGGTTACCGTCGCCAGCAACACGTCGACCATTCCGATGACCCGCCTGGCTCAGCCGCTGGCGGATCGCAGCCGGATCATCGGCATGCACTTCTTCGCACCTGTCGAGACGATGAAGCTGCTGGAGATCGTTCACGGAGCAGACACGTCGGCCAAGGCCAAGGGCGAGGCGCAGTTCATCGCCAGGCTGCTCGGCAAGACGCCGATCGTCGTCAACGATGGCCTTGGCTTCTATACAAGCCGCATCGTCTCGAGCCTTTCCAGCGAGGCGATGACACTGGTCGCGGAAGGGGTGGCGCCGCAGATCATCGACAACGTCATGCTGGACATCGGCTTCGCCATCGGCCCAGCTACGCTGGCGGAGCTGACGAAGCTGCCGCTGCTGCGCGACATCATGGCCTCGATGAGCGGCGAGGGGACACCTGTCTCGATGAAGGGATCCCGCGCGATCGAAGCGCTCGACCGATTGATCGCCGCTGGACGCGAGGGCAAGCTCGCCGGCAAGGGCATCTACGATTACACGCCCGACGGGCCAGTCCTCTGGTCGGGGCTGAAAGATCTGTTCCCTCCGACACGACTCGAGCCGAAGATCGTGCGCCGGAGATTGCTGCACACCCAATCGCTCGAGGCCGTACGCGCCCTGGAGGACGGAACCGTGACCGATCCGCTCACGGCGGACATGGCGGCTGTAACCGGATGGGGCTATCCGATCCATCTCGGTGGGCCGTTCGCCTGCATCGACACGATCGGCGCGCGGACGTTCGTGGAGCAATGCCGGGACCTGGAGACACGCTTCGGCGAACGCTTCGCCGTGCCGGCCCTGCTTGACAGGATGGCGCGGGACGGCACCACCTTCCACAGCCTGTGA
- a CDS encoding zinc-dependent alcohol dehydrogenase family protein produces MRAARVDQMGLENLALVELPDPAPGPGEVLVAMKAASLNYRDLLAVKGGYGSMQKQEKLIPLSDGAGEIVAVGEKVRGWKVGDRVISCFFPDWQAGPLRMECVGTDLGGRFDGVAAEKRVFRQDALVKLPDNLSYLEGASLPCAAATAWNAVIEKGGVGPGHRVLTQGTGGVSLFALQFAVMAGAEVYATSSSPEKLDLLKTLGARHVFNYKEDQAWGASVQKATRGLGIDVAVEIGGAETLKQTMRAMTLGGTIAMVGVVTGAKAELNVPIVAMQETRIEGVTAGSRASLQRLVDAISRSGVKPVIDQRVFTLETLREGLEYLASGKHVGKVCVEIG; encoded by the coding sequence ATGAGAGCCGCACGCGTCGACCAGATGGGCCTTGAGAACCTTGCGTTGGTGGAATTGCCCGATCCCGCGCCCGGCCCCGGCGAGGTGCTGGTCGCGATGAAGGCGGCCTCGCTCAACTATCGCGACCTGCTTGCCGTCAAGGGCGGCTATGGCAGCATGCAGAAGCAGGAAAAGCTGATCCCGCTTTCGGACGGCGCCGGCGAGATCGTAGCCGTCGGCGAAAAAGTGCGCGGGTGGAAAGTCGGTGACCGCGTCATCTCCTGCTTCTTCCCGGACTGGCAGGCGGGACCTCTGCGCATGGAATGCGTCGGGACAGATCTCGGCGGCCGTTTCGACGGCGTCGCGGCGGAGAAGCGTGTGTTTCGCCAGGATGCACTGGTGAAGCTTCCCGACAATCTGAGCTATCTCGAGGGCGCCAGCCTGCCCTGCGCGGCGGCGACGGCCTGGAACGCCGTCATCGAGAAGGGTGGGGTAGGACCCGGGCACCGCGTGCTGACCCAGGGAACCGGCGGCGTGTCGCTGTTCGCTCTGCAGTTTGCCGTCATGGCCGGTGCGGAGGTCTATGCGACCTCGTCGAGCCCCGAGAAACTGGACCTGCTGAAGACGCTCGGCGCCCGCCACGTCTTCAACTACAAGGAAGACCAGGCGTGGGGAGCGTCGGTGCAGAAGGCGACGCGTGGCCTCGGAATCGACGTTGCCGTGGAGATCGGTGGGGCCGAGACACTGAAACAGACCATGCGCGCCATGACGCTCGGCGGCACGATCGCGATGGTTGGCGTGGTCACCGGCGCCAAGGCCGAACTCAACGTGCCGATCGTCGCCATGCAGGAGACGCGCATCGAGGGCGTCACCGCGGGAAGCCGCGCCTCGTTGCAGCGCCTTGTGGACGCGATCTCGCGCAGTGGCGTCAAGCCGGTTATCGACCAGCGCGTCTTTACGCTGGAGACGTTGCGTGAAGGCCTGGAATACCTCGCCTCGGGCAAGCATGTCGGCAAGGTGTGCGTGGAGATCGGATGA
- a CDS encoding acetyl-CoA C-acetyltransferase, which yields MHEAYIFDAVRTPRAKGRPNGALHTLSPIDLGATVLKELDSRTGFAAASPDDVIFGCGDGVNDQGANLARSSVLHAGMPDSIPGVTVSRFCASGLDAVNAAAGRVMAGQADLIVAGGIEMMSIIPIAGTGGPNGSDAFFNNEAHFTPLGMAADLLGTLCGHSREQADAYAAESQARAARAWQEGRFDRSIVAVKDVNGTLMLDRDEYMRSGTSAEDLGKLPAAFKAMGEKGGYDAVVRQRYPEVLNVAHIHTAGNSSGIVDGAAAMLIGTREAGEKLGLTPRAVIRTFATTAMDPCLMLASPADATEKALQRAGKTLADVDLFEVNEAFASVVLHFMERTGVSHDRVNVNGGAIALGHPIGATGVMLTNTMIDELERTGARSGIVTLCVGLGMGVATYIERFGA from the coding sequence GTGCACGAGGCCTATATTTTCGACGCCGTTCGGACGCCAAGGGCCAAAGGCCGCCCGAACGGCGCGCTACATACGCTTTCGCCGATCGACCTCGGCGCGACGGTGCTCAAGGAACTCGACAGCCGCACGGGCTTCGCTGCGGCCTCGCCCGACGACGTCATCTTCGGATGCGGGGACGGTGTCAACGACCAGGGCGCCAATCTCGCGCGCTCCTCGGTGCTTCATGCCGGAATGCCGGACAGTATTCCCGGCGTGACGGTCAGCCGCTTCTGCGCGTCCGGGCTGGATGCAGTGAACGCTGCGGCCGGGCGCGTCATGGCGGGACAGGCGGATCTGATCGTGGCAGGCGGCATCGAGATGATGTCGATCATTCCGATCGCCGGGACGGGCGGCCCCAATGGCAGCGACGCGTTCTTCAACAATGAAGCGCATTTCACGCCGCTCGGCATGGCCGCCGACCTCCTGGGCACGTTGTGCGGTCACAGCCGCGAGCAGGCGGATGCTTATGCCGCTGAATCGCAGGCGCGCGCCGCGCGAGCCTGGCAGGAGGGCCGTTTCGACCGTTCGATCGTCGCCGTGAAGGATGTCAACGGGACGCTGATGCTCGACCGCGACGAATACATGCGTTCGGGCACCAGCGCAGAGGATCTCGGCAAGCTGCCGGCGGCTTTCAAGGCGATGGGCGAGAAGGGCGGCTACGACGCAGTCGTTCGCCAGCGCTATCCCGAGGTGCTGAATGTCGCGCACATCCACACGGCCGGCAATTCCTCCGGCATCGTCGACGGCGCCGCCGCGATGCTGATCGGGACGCGCGAGGCGGGCGAGAAGCTTGGTCTGACGCCGCGCGCGGTGATCCGCACCTTCGCCACCACGGCGATGGACCCGTGCCTGATGCTCGCCTCACCTGCCGACGCCACGGAAAAAGCGCTTCAACGCGCCGGCAAGACGTTGGCTGACGTCGATCTGTTCGAGGTGAACGAGGCCTTCGCATCGGTGGTGCTGCATTTCATGGAGCGCACCGGCGTTTCGCACGATCGAGTAAACGTCAACGGCGGCGCCATCGCGCTTGGCCATCCGATCGGCGCGACGGGTGTCATGCTGACCAACACCATGATCGACGAACTCGAACGGACCGGCGCGCGCAGCGGCATCGTCACGCTGTGCGTCGGTCTCGGCATGGGCGTCGCCACCTACATCGAACGTTTCGGAGCCTGA